One stretch of Dokdonia sp. Hel_I_53 DNA includes these proteins:
- a CDS encoding serine hydrolase, with the protein MKTLPILALIAITTLLTSFIYPIDGYDTTGIKRLYRLQKMEKDSIDNKRIPDGAYLKLKDIKLNLLSRKQDSLNTLLVEDPDFARKIARITPGGNYSLAVMDMTNPDSLLYAAHRENNGYQPGSVGKIAVLAGFFDQLAKVYPDNFELRTGLMCNKRVTSRYWGTGDHHTIPVYDIEKDKLTKRRVVASDEFSLYEWADHMVSVSNNGAASVLYRETMLLDAFGKAYADLTEEEAENYFIDTERDSLTSQANRVVNQPLRDIGISEDEWRLGGMFTRPAGKYVGRQGGSIGSPKGLMKFLVALEQGNVIDEKSSLEMKRLLYMTDRRIRYAASHQLDDAAVYFKSGSFYKCDRNKNPNCGDYAGNVFNYMNSVIIVEHPNGKKYIVCLMTNVLNKNSAGAHMYLASSIDKVINP; encoded by the coding sequence ATGAAAACACTTCCTATACTAGCATTAATTGCCATTACAACATTGTTAACATCATTTATATATCCCATTGACGGTTATGATACGACTGGAATAAAAAGATTATACCGACTTCAAAAAATGGAGAAGGACAGTATCGATAATAAACGAATTCCAGATGGTGCTTATTTAAAATTAAAAGATATTAAACTTAATTTGCTTTCGCGAAAGCAAGATTCTTTAAATACTTTACTTGTTGAAGATCCCGATTTTGCTCGAAAAATAGCTAGAATAACACCTGGAGGAAACTATTCTCTCGCTGTGATGGATATGACTAATCCAGATAGTTTATTATATGCTGCACATAGAGAGAACAATGGGTACCAGCCTGGAAGTGTTGGGAAAATTGCTGTATTAGCAGGATTCTTTGACCAGCTTGCAAAAGTTTATCCTGATAATTTTGAGTTACGTACAGGACTCATGTGTAATAAACGCGTAACATCTAGATACTGGGGAACAGGTGATCATCATACAATTCCTGTTTATGATATAGAAAAAGATAAACTTACAAAGCGACGTGTGGTAGCGAGTGATGAATTTTCATTATACGAATGGGCAGATCATATGGTATCTGTTAGTAATAACGGTGCAGCAAGTGTATTATATCGTGAAACGATGTTACTAGATGCTTTTGGAAAAGCATATGCAGATTTAACTGAAGAAGAAGCTGAGAATTATTTTATTGATACTGAAAGAGATTCTCTAACTAGTCAAGCAAATAGAGTTGTAAATCAGCCATTGCGAGATATCGGAATTTCTGAGGACGAATGGAGACTAGGAGGGATGTTTACACGTCCAGCAGGAAAATATGTTGGTCGTCAGGGTGGAAGCATAGGTTCTCCTAAAGGGCTTATGAAGTTTCTTGTAGCTTTAGAGCAAGGAAATGTTATAGATGAAAAAAGTTCATTAGAAATGAAGCGTCTTTTATATATGACAGATAGACGTATACGTTATGCGGCATCACATCAACTAGATGATGCTGCTGTATATTTTAAATCTGGTAGTTTTTACAAATGTGATCGCAATAAAAATCCAAACTGTGGCGATTATGCAGGTAACGTCTTTAATTACATGAACTCAGTAATTATTGTTGAACATCCTAACGGAAAAAAATACATTGTGTGTTTAATGACTAATGTTCTAAATAAAAATAGTGCTGGTGCTCATATGTACCTCGCAAGTAGCATTGATAAAGTGATTAATCCTTAG
- a CDS encoding Npt1/Npt2 family nucleotide transporter, whose product MLKRLYKRAFDIRDGEITISFFMQLYIFLVITVLLIVKPTVNALFLSALGAERLPYGYLMVAVVAVLSSYFYTTALKKYSFKKIATLTLITFSLFFVILSIALHYRFLEQWVLYFYYVLISLFAVIVTSQFWILANMVYNAREAKRLFGFIGAGAIAGGIFGGYLTTFISSNFGNKISILIAAIFIIACIPILSHIWKLRLKELSVYARRKKLHEKSSPDKNAFQLIIKSNHLLFLALIIGVSVVVAKLVDFQFSDFAHRAIPDSDELASFLGFWFSSFNVIALLIQLFVTNKVLSYLGVTSTMLILPLGIALGCLLFLTVPELWVLIIIKGLDGSFKQSINKAAAELSILPIPYPIKNQAKSFIDIVVDSVATGLAGCLLIFVIKGMELDTTYVTILILFFLFIWLILIYKLRDAYFESFRSNLQSLLYNDASSRRKLQKEGTITSARKILQNGSEEEILTLLNRLSNARLKPLRPQILSLLHHESPKIQIAILEQLYFYQENTALEKVKTLLVSDNDEVVYRALQYLLHHTKIADDTLFNSYLNHPNQKISSAALLCLAEDSRSNSKLAQKFELRNRIRNQIDSLSTPEGLKNVQDTSELLLTIGNSGIKDYYYFISVHFNNKNTKVIKSAIKAAGITTDPLFIGHLLQFLDDKKVRKVAIKSLSMYGPEINKTILRLDTEELLSTEVRRYLPKVVATFKTQSSVGILYKFLSSKDVITRRRASKSIKKLLLENPILSIDKRKITRHILRESTYYQTTINAIATFNDLINKSTIHNITHNQQDLLVARESIVSLLRNQLDASLESIFALLSLRYNQEDISAAYYGLKSDTAEAKINAIEFLDNLLHIKLKSKILPLLEFNIIDATRTDTASYELEIIPENDIIKILLNKRSKPMKVAMLHLIKIKNDKQYIPVISYLKKHKDPKLRSLALHVLETLGS is encoded by the coding sequence ATGCTGAAAAGATTATATAAAAGAGCTTTTGATATAAGAGATGGAGAAATTACCATCTCTTTTTTTATGCAACTCTATATCTTTTTGGTCATTACTGTTTTATTAATTGTAAAGCCAACGGTTAACGCTTTATTTCTTTCTGCTCTTGGTGCAGAAAGACTTCCTTACGGATATTTAATGGTGGCTGTAGTAGCTGTTTTGAGCAGTTACTTTTACACAACTGCTTTAAAAAAATACTCCTTCAAAAAAATAGCAACGCTTACCCTTATTACCTTCTCCTTGTTTTTTGTAATCTTAAGTATAGCATTACATTACAGATTCTTAGAGCAGTGGGTACTTTATTTTTACTACGTTCTCATATCACTTTTTGCGGTAATTGTAACCTCTCAATTTTGGATTCTAGCAAATATGGTATATAATGCCCGTGAGGCAAAAAGATTATTTGGTTTTATAGGTGCGGGTGCCATTGCAGGGGGAATTTTTGGAGGTTACCTAACGACATTTATTTCGTCTAATTTTGGAAATAAGATTTCCATTCTAATTGCAGCAATTTTTATAATAGCTTGCATCCCTATACTCTCACATATATGGAAATTACGCCTAAAAGAGCTGTCTGTATATGCTAGACGCAAGAAATTACACGAGAAATCTTCTCCTGACAAAAATGCTTTCCAGCTTATTATAAAATCTAATCACTTATTATTTCTAGCGCTTATTATTGGTGTAAGTGTTGTTGTTGCAAAATTAGTCGATTTTCAATTCAGTGATTTTGCGCATCGTGCCATCCCGGATTCAGATGAGTTAGCTTCATTTTTAGGTTTTTGGTTTTCGTCTTTTAATGTAATAGCTCTTCTTATACAGTTATTTGTTACAAATAAAGTTTTAAGTTATCTGGGAGTAACAAGTACCATGCTCATTTTACCCCTAGGAATAGCGCTGGGTTGTCTGTTATTTCTAACCGTCCCAGAACTGTGGGTTTTAATTATAATTAAAGGGCTCGATGGAAGTTTTAAACAGTCCATAAATAAAGCGGCGGCAGAACTTTCTATACTTCCCATTCCCTACCCTATTAAAAACCAAGCTAAATCTTTTATAGACATTGTTGTAGATAGTGTTGCAACGGGACTCGCAGGGTGTTTGCTCATATTTGTGATTAAAGGAATGGAGTTAGACACCACTTATGTGACCATTCTCATTCTATTTTTTCTCTTTATCTGGTTGATTCTAATTTATAAATTACGTGATGCTTACTTTGAATCTTTTAGAAGTAATTTACAGAGCTTGCTATACAATGATGCTTCCTCAAGACGAAAATTACAAAAAGAAGGGACTATAACGAGCGCTAGGAAGATATTACAAAATGGATCTGAAGAAGAAATTCTTACACTGCTCAATAGATTATCTAATGCTCGTTTAAAACCTTTGAGACCACAAATATTATCATTGTTACATCACGAATCTCCAAAAATTCAAATTGCAATTCTCGAACAATTATACTTTTACCAAGAAAATACTGCGCTTGAAAAAGTGAAGACACTATTGGTTTCAGATAACGATGAGGTAGTCTATAGAGCATTGCAATATCTATTACATCATACAAAAATAGCAGATGATACGCTATTCAATTCTTATTTAAATCACCCCAATCAAAAAATATCGTCTGCCGCATTATTATGCTTAGCAGAAGACTCTCGTTCAAATAGCAAACTTGCACAAAAATTTGAACTTAGAAATAGAATACGGAATCAAATAGATAGTTTATCTACCCCTGAAGGCTTAAAAAATGTACAAGACACTAGTGAATTGTTACTTACCATAGGTAATTCTGGAATTAAAGATTATTATTACTTTATCTCAGTCCATTTTAATAATAAAAATACTAAAGTTATTAAAAGCGCCATTAAAGCTGCTGGTATCACTACAGATCCATTATTTATTGGACATCTATTGCAGTTTCTTGACGATAAAAAAGTACGCAAGGTAGCTATTAAAAGCCTTTCCATGTATGGGCCTGAAATTAACAAAACTATATTAAGGTTAGATACTGAAGAACTGCTATCAACAGAAGTAAGGAGATATCTTCCTAAGGTTGTAGCCACTTTTAAGACACAAAGTTCAGTTGGTATATTGTATAAATTTTTATCTAGTAAAGATGTAATCACAAGAAGACGCGCCTCAAAATCAATAAAAAAATTACTCTTAGAAAATCCTATTCTTTCTATAGATAAGCGAAAGATCACACGTCATATTCTCAGAGAAAGTACCTACTACCAAACTACTATAAATGCCATTGCTACTTTTAATGATTTAATAAACAAATCCACTATTCACAACATTACCCACAATCAACAAGACCTCTTAGTAGCAAGAGAATCTATTGTTTCATTACTTCGAAACCAACTAGATGCAAGCCTAGAAAGTATTTTTGCCTTATTAAGTCTTAGATATAATCAAGAAGATATCTCAGCTGCCTATTACGGTTTAAAAAGCGATACTGCAGAAGCTAAGATAAATGCGATAGAATTTTTAGATAATTTATTACATATCAAGCTCAAAAGTAAAATTTTGCCACTGTTAGAATTCAATATTATTGATGCCACAAGAACAGATACAGCTTCTTATGAATTAGAAATTATTCCCGAAAACGATATTATTAAAATCTTGCTCAATAAGCGCAGTAAGCCTATGAAAGTAGCAATGCTACATCTTATAAAAATAAAAAATGACAAGCAATATATACCTGTCATTAGTTATTTAAAAAAGCATAAAGATCCAAAGCTCAGATCACTGGCATTACACGTTTTAGAGACTCTTGGCTCCTAA
- a CDS encoding serine hydrolase: MKYLQLIILLLFAGFSFGQSLPLDVENVDPLSTHQSPILEELLLQEINKNATWKQLVKTNKLSIGIVDLSNIDNVEYAGINDTFMMYAASLPKIAILLAAMDAIDKGELKDTNEVRKDMRLMISKSNNQASTRMIDRVGYKKIESVLRSDQLKLYDEEVGGGLWVGKRYAAGGKRNPEPLKGLSHAATTRQVCSFYYQLVMGNLVSPERSEEMLEIMKDPALHHKFVNTLDKIAPKADLYRKSGSWRSYHSDSVLVWGPKRKYILVALVDDNRGEQIVRDLVIPLEKVMKKSRSLAYN, from the coding sequence ATGAAATACTTACAACTGATCATCTTATTGCTTTTTGCTGGCTTTTCTTTTGGACAAAGTCTTCCTCTCGATGTTGAAAATGTAGATCCCCTTTCAACACATCAAAGTCCTATTCTTGAGGAGCTTTTATTGCAGGAGATTAACAAGAATGCTACTTGGAAGCAATTAGTTAAAACAAATAAACTCTCGATTGGTATTGTTGACTTGAGTAATATTGATAACGTAGAATATGCGGGAATCAATGACACATTCATGATGTATGCCGCTAGCTTACCTAAAATTGCTATTCTTCTTGCTGCTATGGATGCTATAGATAAAGGAGAGTTAAAAGACACTAATGAAGTACGTAAAGATATGCGACTCATGATTTCAAAATCAAATAATCAAGCCTCAACACGTATGATTGATCGTGTAGGCTATAAAAAAATCGAATCTGTATTGAGAAGTGACCAACTTAAATTATATGATGAAGAAGTAGGTGGAGGTCTATGGGTTGGTAAAAGATATGCTGCTGGAGGAAAACGTAATCCAGAACCTCTTAAAGGTTTAAGTCACGCAGCCACTACACGTCAAGTATGTAGTTTTTACTATCAACTTGTAATGGGTAACCTAGTGAGCCCTGAGCGCTCTGAAGAAATGCTAGAAATCATGAAAGATCCTGCTTTACACCATAAATTTGTAAATACTTTAGATAAAATTGCTCCGAAAGCTGATTTATACAGGAAATCTGGGTCTTGGAGAAGTTATCACTCTGATTCTGTACTTGTATGGGGACCTAAACGTAAATATATTTTAGTAGCCTTAGTAGATGATAATCGTGGTGAACAAATTGTTCGAGATTTAGTAATTCCTTTAGAGAAAGTTATGAAAAAATCCCGTTCTTTAGCTTATAATTAA
- the ggt gene encoding gamma-glutamyltransferase, translating into MKNLHLLFILLMLIACKTEKAHEIKRGLITEKAMVVSARAEASQIGKDIMMKGGNAFDAMVGTAMALAVTYPYAGNLGGGGFMVYRLADGSVGALDYREKAPKKASKNMYLDSLGNVIPDLSTEGGLAVGVPGTIAGIFATHEKFGSMPIEDILQPVIELARNGYKVTEKQAVRFKEYSAVFNRVNKDSTMLYSTAFAKADIIKNNALAETLSRIVSNGKSEFYGGETGEKMVAYIQSKGGIMTLEDLKAYEAKWREPIIFNYDDLRIISMSPPSSGGVCLAQIFKSIEPYDVSQYGHNTEKMIQLVSEAERRAYADRSFYLGDPDFVSIPVDTLISDAYNKNRMNTFSWKKATPSESLQHGVIPSYESMETTHYSIVDQFGNSVAVTTTLNGAYGSKLYVDELGFFLNNEMDDFSSKPGVPNMFGLLGAEANAIRPEKRMLSSMTPTLVEKDGKLWMSVGTPGGSTIITSVLQTILNVHEFNMGMQEAVNAPRFHHQWLPDVIMVEPESFDHQVLNRLEFKGYQINKEDAPVIGKVDGILVLPNGSLEGGADKRGDDTALGF; encoded by the coding sequence ATGAAGAACCTTCATTTACTTTTTATTTTATTAATGCTTATTGCGTGTAAAACAGAAAAAGCACACGAGATTAAAAGAGGACTAATTACAGAAAAGGCTATGGTTGTGTCTGCAAGAGCAGAGGCTTCACAAATAGGTAAAGACATCATGATGAAAGGCGGTAATGCTTTTGATGCAATGGTAGGTACTGCAATGGCGCTTGCTGTTACCTATCCGTATGCTGGTAATCTTGGAGGAGGTGGTTTTATGGTATATCGTCTAGCAGATGGCAGTGTGGGTGCGCTAGATTATCGTGAGAAAGCTCCTAAAAAAGCGTCTAAGAATATGTATTTAGATAGTCTAGGAAACGTAATTCCAGATCTGAGTACAGAAGGAGGTCTGGCGGTAGGAGTTCCTGGAACTATAGCAGGGATTTTTGCAACTCATGAAAAATTTGGATCTATGCCTATTGAAGACATTTTACAGCCAGTCATTGAACTAGCACGCAATGGATATAAAGTTACGGAGAAGCAAGCAGTAAGATTTAAAGAGTATAGTGCTGTTTTTAATAGAGTTAACAAGGATAGTACTATGTTGTATAGTACTGCTTTCGCGAAAGCAGATATCATCAAAAACAATGCTCTTGCAGAAACTTTGAGCAGAATTGTAAGCAATGGTAAATCTGAATTTTATGGTGGAGAAACTGGTGAGAAAATGGTGGCATATATCCAATCTAAAGGTGGGATAATGACCTTAGAAGATTTAAAGGCCTACGAAGCAAAGTGGAGAGAGCCTATCATTTTTAATTATGACGACTTGAGAATTATATCCATGAGTCCACCTTCTTCTGGAGGAGTGTGTCTGGCACAAATTTTTAAATCTATAGAGCCTTATGATGTGTCTCAATACGGTCATAATACAGAAAAAATGATACAACTTGTATCAGAGGCAGAACGTAGGGCTTATGCAGATCGTAGCTTTTATTTGGGAGATCCAGACTTTGTCAGTATACCCGTAGACACTTTGATCTCTGATGCTTACAACAAAAATAGAATGAATACTTTTTCATGGAAAAAAGCGACTCCTTCAGAAAGTCTTCAACATGGAGTCATTCCTTCTTATGAAAGTATGGAAACAACCCACTACTCTATCGTAGATCAATTTGGTAATTCAGTCGCAGTTACAACAACACTTAATGGTGCATATGGCTCTAAATTATATGTTGATGAACTAGGCTTTTTCTTAAATAATGAAATGGATGATTTCTCTAGTAAACCAGGTGTACCTAATATGTTTGGGTTATTAGGAGCAGAGGCAAACGCAATACGTCCAGAAAAACGAATGTTATCTAGTATGACACCCACTCTAGTAGAGAAAGATGGAAAACTTTGGATGAGCGTTGGTACGCCAGGGGGATCTACAATAATCACATCTGTATTACAAACTATCCTTAACGTACACGAATTTAATATGGGGATGCAGGAAGCAGTAAATGCACCTCGCTTTCATCACCAGTGGTTACCAGATGTTATTATGGTAGAGCCAGAAAGCTTCGATCATCAAGTGTTGAACAGGCTAGAATTTAAAGGTTATCAAATAAATAAGGAAGATGCGCCAGTTATTGGTAAAGTAGATGGCATATTGGTTTTACCAAACGGATCATTAGAAGGTGGTGCAGATAAGCGTGGAGATGATACTGCACTAGGTTTCTAA
- a CDS encoding ACP phosphodiesterase, whose amino-acid sequence MNFLAHIYLTDGLTLETIGNFMADGIKGKKYLNYPLEIQKGILIHRWIDTYTDSHPIVKQSTKKLHGKYGHYSGVIVDIFYDHFLAKNWEKYHHDPLALYVTDFYTSLKNHYELLTPRIQKMMVPMIEQNWLLSYATLKGIETVLYNMNIRTKKRVAMDQSIEDLKAHYQEFETEFTLFFNELIIFITEKKIEINRSFS is encoded by the coding sequence ATGAATTTTCTAGCCCATATCTATCTCACTGACGGTCTTACCTTAGAAACCATTGGCAATTTTATGGCAGATGGAATAAAGGGTAAGAAATATTTGAATTACCCTCTAGAAATACAAAAAGGTATCCTCATACATCGTTGGATTGATACATATACAGACAGTCATCCTATTGTAAAGCAAAGCACAAAAAAACTACATGGAAAGTATGGTCATTACTCTGGAGTTATTGTAGATATTTTTTACGATCACTTTTTGGCCAAAAACTGGGAGAAATACCATCACGATCCACTAGCTTTATATGTGACTGACTTTTATACATCCTTAAAAAATCACTATGAGCTACTTACACCACGTATACAGAAAATGATGGTGCCAATGATTGAACAAAATTGGTTATTGAGTTATGCTACATTAAAAGGTATTGAGACGGTACTGTACAACATGAACATCCGTACGAAGAAAAGAGTGGCAATGGACCAATCTATTGAAGATTTAAAAGCACACTATCAAGAGTTTGAAACTGAATTTACACTTTTTTTTAATGAGCTCATCATTTTTATAACAGAAAAAAAAATAGAAATCAATCGCTCCTTTAGTTAA
- the glmM gene encoding phosphoglucosamine mutase — MTLIKSISGIRGTIGGRTGSNLTPIDAVKFAAAYGTWLKKDRNKEKYRVVVGRDARISGEMIQELVMNTLIGMGIHVIDLGLSTTPTVEVAVPLEHADGGIILTASHNPKQWNALKLLNSKGEFLNGVEGEKILNYADTEDFDFAEVDDLGQKTINEAYIDIHIDEVLALDLVDVGAIKAAKFKVVVDGVNSTGGIAIPRLLEELGVQAVKLYCTPNGEFPHNPEPLKEHLGDICKLVVEENADFGIVVDPDVDRLAFIDEKGEMFGEEYTLVACADYVLGETKGNTVSNLSSSRALRDITRKHGGEYYAAAVGEVNVVDKMKEVDAVIGGEGNGGIIYPSSHYGRDSLVGTALFLTHLAKLKMSVSALKESYPPYFMSKQKIQLTPELDVDDLLKKIADKYANEDISTIDGVKIDFENHWVHLRKSNTEPIIRIYTEASTQEDADRIANEMIHEIKQVAGI; from the coding sequence ATGACATTAATAAAATCAATTTCAGGAATACGTGGAACCATTGGAGGTCGTACAGGTTCAAATTTGACACCTATAGACGCCGTAAAATTTGCGGCAGCATATGGTACATGGCTCAAAAAGGATAGAAATAAGGAAAAATATCGTGTAGTGGTGGGTAGAGATGCTCGTATTTCTGGAGAAATGATCCAGGAACTCGTAATGAACACCCTCATCGGGATGGGAATTCATGTAATAGATCTTGGGCTTTCTACAACGCCTACAGTAGAGGTGGCTGTGCCTTTAGAACATGCAGATGGTGGTATTATTCTAACAGCATCACACAATCCAAAACAGTGGAATGCTTTAAAACTCTTGAATAGCAAAGGTGAATTTTTAAATGGAGTAGAGGGAGAGAAAATTTTAAATTATGCAGATACAGAAGATTTTGATTTTGCAGAAGTAGACGATTTAGGACAAAAAACAATTAATGAAGCCTATATTGATATTCATATAGACGAAGTTCTTGCGCTTGATCTTGTAGATGTAGGTGCTATTAAAGCTGCTAAATTTAAGGTGGTAGTAGATGGTGTTAATTCTACCGGTGGCATAGCAATACCACGATTATTAGAAGAACTGGGTGTGCAAGCGGTTAAGCTTTATTGTACTCCTAATGGTGAATTTCCACACAACCCTGAGCCATTAAAAGAACACTTAGGAGACATTTGTAAACTGGTAGTAGAGGAAAATGCAGATTTTGGAATCGTAGTAGATCCAGATGTAGACCGTCTAGCATTTATTGATGAAAAGGGGGAGATGTTTGGAGAAGAGTATACACTGGTTGCTTGTGCAGATTATGTTCTAGGAGAAACTAAGGGAAATACCGTTTCAAACCTTTCATCGTCTAGAGCATTAAGAGATATCACACGTAAGCATGGTGGAGAATATTATGCGGCTGCAGTAGGAGAAGTGAACGTGGTTGATAAAATGAAAGAAGTTGACGCTGTTATAGGAGGAGAGGGCAATGGAGGTATTATTTACCCTAGCTCACACTATGGGCGTGATAGCTTAGTAGGTACCGCACTTTTTCTTACGCATTTGGCTAAGTTAAAAATGTCTGTAAGTGCATTGAAAGAAAGCTATCCTCCTTATTTTATGAGTAAGCAAAAAATACAATTAACTCCAGAATTGGATGTAGATGACTTATTGAAGAAAATAGCAGATAAATACGCTAACGAAGATATATCTACCATTGACGGGGTTAAAATTGATTTTGAAAATCATTGGGTACATCTCCGTAAATCTAATACAGAACCTATTATAAGAATTTATACAGAAGCATCAACTCAAGAAGATGCAGATCGTATCGCAAATGAAATGATACATGAGATAAAGCAAGTAGCAGGGATATAA
- a CDS encoding lysophospholipid acyltransferase family protein, translating to MKAIVFWLLYPILWLLSILPFRVLYIISDICYVLVYYFIGYRKKTVRFNLKTTFPNKTPQELKIIEKKFYSHLCDMFLEMIKSMNITKEELLTRYKFNNVEDILKYDKSDKSALLMLGHYASYEWIFALQLYVKSTGYAIYKKIKYKQLDDLIRNIRGRWNTLMIDSKLALKTIKENEVNGKVGIYGFVSDQSPRKQKAKFWTPFLGHELPFFTGVERMSREFNLPVFYYAVDKVKRGHYEGTLIELTSQGSETSEGEITGAYARELEKQIFEKPEFYLWTHQRYKLLGRKEEVLNDIKKRVSLK from the coding sequence ATGAAAGCTATTGTTTTTTGGCTACTGTATCCTATCCTTTGGTTATTATCCATACTCCCTTTTAGAGTATTATATATTATTTCTGATATTTGTTATGTACTTGTATATTACTTTATAGGTTACCGGAAGAAAACAGTTCGTTTTAATCTAAAAACAACCTTCCCAAATAAAACCCCACAAGAGCTTAAAATTATAGAAAAAAAGTTCTACAGTCATCTTTGTGATATGTTTCTAGAGATGATTAAATCTATGAATATTACTAAAGAAGAACTCTTAACCAGATATAAGTTTAATAATGTCGAAGATATTTTAAAATATGATAAATCAGATAAGAGTGCATTACTAATGTTAGGTCATTACGCTAGTTATGAGTGGATATTTGCACTGCAGCTCTATGTAAAAAGTACTGGATATGCCATTTACAAAAAGATTAAATACAAACAGCTTGATGATTTAATCCGTAATATAAGAGGTAGGTGGAACACCTTAATGATCGATTCTAAACTAGCTCTCAAAACAATTAAAGAAAACGAAGTTAATGGAAAAGTGGGGATTTACGGCTTTGTATCAGATCAATCTCCACGTAAACAAAAAGCTAAATTCTGGACACCATTTTTAGGACATGAGCTACCTTTTTTTACTGGAGTTGAGCGAATGTCGAGAGAGTTTAATCTACCTGTTTTTTATTATGCCGTTGATAAGGTAAAAAGAGGTCACTATGAAGGGACATTAATAGAGTTAACCTCGCAAGGATCTGAGACCTCAGAGGGTGAAATAACAGGCGCTTATGCGAGAGAGTTAGAGAAACAAATATTTGAAAAACCAGAGTTTTATCTCTGGACACATCAACGCTACAAGCTTTTAGGGAGAAAGGAAGAGGTACTAAATGATATTAAAAAAAGAGTTTCTCTCAAATAA
- a CDS encoding rhomboid family intramembrane serine protease: MGDLHPVTIVIIITNVLFSMKGFKDYSFFEKYKFNIGAIRRGEQIRMLSSAFLHANTQHLLFNMLSLFFFANAVIYRLGVVNFVLIYITSLIVGNLLSYYFHKNEYHYSAVGASGAVMGIVYAGILLNPGLTINFFIPGWLFGVGYMIYTIYGMVKKNDNIGHDAHFGGAIGGYLITLFMAPSLLQTSLLMVIILAIPIVILFVLIKMDKI, translated from the coding sequence ATGGGGGATTTACATCCAGTAACAATTGTCATCATTATAACTAATGTTCTCTTCTCAATGAAGGGGTTTAAAGACTATTCTTTTTTTGAGAAATATAAATTCAATATAGGAGCTATACGCCGTGGAGAACAAATACGGATGCTCTCTAGTGCTTTTTTACATGCAAATACACAACACTTACTTTTCAATATGTTATCCCTATTCTTCTTTGCAAATGCTGTAATTTACAGATTAGGGGTAGTAAATTTTGTATTAATATACATTACTAGCCTTATTGTAGGTAATTTATTATCCTATTATTTCCATAAGAATGAATATCATTATTCAGCTGTAGGAGCCAGTGGTGCTGTAATGGGTATTGTTTATGCGGGGATTTTATTAAATCCGGGATTGACTATTAATTTCTTTATTCCAGGCTGGTTATTTGGTGTAGGTTATATGATTTACACAATTTATGGTATGGTTAAGAAAAATGACAACATAGGACATGATGCTCACTTTGGAGGAGCTATTGGTGGTTACTTAATTACGTTGTTTATGGCACCATCGTTGCTTCAAACAAGTCTATTAATGGTTATCATACTTGCAATACCAATCGTTATCTTATTTGTTCTCATTAAAATGGACAAAATTTAA